Proteins encoded within one genomic window of Ranitomeya variabilis isolate aRanVar5 chromosome 4, aRanVar5.hap1, whole genome shotgun sequence:
- the LOC143765309 gene encoding uncharacterized protein LOC143765309, which translates to MRSKELSMEVKQTIISLRKKKSIRQIAEMLDVAKSTVSYVLQKKERTGELGNSKRPGRPRKTTGLDDLRIISMVKENPLTTSTQVKKTLQEVGVSVSKSTIKRRLHEGKHRVVTARNRKAREDFAKTISKGAITVLKEHPLDTEEHPLDTEEHPLDAEEHPLDAEEHPLDAEGHPLDAEGHPLDAEEHPLDMEEHPLDTEEHPLDTEEYPLDTEEYPLDMEEHPLDMEEYPLDTEEHPLDTEELSLNL; encoded by the coding sequence atgcggtcaaaggaactCTCAATGGAagtgaaacagaccatcattagtctGAGAAAAAAGAAATCCATCAGacagatagcagaaatgttagatgtggccaaatcaacagtttcgTACGTTCTGCAAAAAAAAGAgcgcactggtgagcttgggaactcaaaaaggcctggacgtccacggaagacaacagggtTGGATGATCTCAGAATCATTTCCATGGTGAAGGAAAACCCCTTAACAACTTCCACCCAAGTGAAGAAAACTCTCCAGGAAGTCGGTGTTTctgtatctaagtctaccataaagagaagacttcatgagggcAAACACAGAGTGGTCACCGCAAGGAATAGAAAGGCCAGAGAAGACTTTGCCAAAACAATATCTAAAGGAGCCATCACAGTTCTGAAAGAGCATCCTCTGGACACGGAAGAGCATCCTCTGGACACGGAAGAGCATCCTCTGGACGCGGAAGAGCATCCTCTGGACGCGGAAGAGCATCCTCTGGACGCGGAAGGGCATCCTCTGGACGCGGAAGGGCATCCTCTGGACGCGGAAGAGCATCCTCTGGACATGGAAGAGCATCCTCTGGACACGGAAGAGCATCCTCTGGACACGGAAGAGTATCCTCTGGACACGGAAGAGTATCCTCTGGACATGGAAGAGCATCCTCTGGACATGGAAGAGTATCCTCTGGACACGGAAGAGCATCCTCTGGACACGGAAGAGTTATCTTTGAACTTATGA